The Deltaproteobacteria bacterium genome includes a region encoding these proteins:
- a CDS encoding HigA family addiction module antidote protein — MKMKNPPHPGRLVRQDCLDPLGLTVTKGAEILGVTRQALNNLVNLKAGISPEMAIRLSKAFGSSPEVWLGMQMTYDLAQLEKESDKIKVRRVA, encoded by the coding sequence ATGAAGATGAAAAATCCACCCCACCCCGGCCGGCTGGTCCGCCAAGACTGCCTTGACCCGCTCGGCCTAACGGTCACCAAGGGCGCCGAAATCCTCGGCGTCACGCGCCAGGCGCTCAACAACCTGGTTAATTTAAAGGCGGGCATTTCGCCGGAGATGGCCATTAGGCTGTCAAAAGCTTTTGGATCGAGCCCCGAGGTATGGCTCGGCATGCAGATGACCTACGACCTCGCCCAGCTCGAAAAAGAGAGCGACAAGATTAAAGTCCGGCGCGTTGCCTAA
- a CDS encoding peptidase — protein MIQSFRHKGLQRLYVDGDPRGLQADMIEKLENILAVLSRARVPSDASLPGFRLHPLKGRLEGFWSVTVRANWRVIFRFREGHVWDVDLIDYH, from the coding sequence ATGATCCAAAGTTTTCGACACAAGGGACTGCAACGGCTTTATGTCGACGGCGACCCCAGAGGGCTTCAGGCTGACATGATCGAGAAGTTAGAAAACATCCTCGCCGTTCTAAGCCGCGCTAGGGTTCCGTCGGATGCGAGTCTCCCCGGTTTCAGACTCCATCCGCTCAAGGGCCGGCTCGAGGGTTTCTGGAGCGTCACGGTTCGGGCGAACTGGCGGGTGATATTCCGGTTTCGTGAAGGACATGTTTGGGATGTCGATTTGATCGATTACCATTAG